In one window of Branchiostoma floridae strain S238N-H82 chromosome 14, Bfl_VNyyK, whole genome shotgun sequence DNA:
- the LOC118430703 gene encoding troponin C-like isoform X2, whose product MSDDGARASDSLTKEQVEELQMAFSIFDRDGSGEISTQNLGTILKQCGLNPSRDELDAIMAEADEDGSGTMDFDEFLELMAKQMHQDQYEVDEREVRAAFRIFDKDNDGFISIEELRTMADACGEHLSEDELKDLLDDGDGDRDGRLDYEEFKDYLASLQIKW is encoded by the exons ATGTCGGACGACGGA GCGAGAGCGAGCGACTCCCTGACTAAGGAACAGGTGGAAG AGCTGCAGATGGCGTTCTCCATTTTTGACCGTGACGGTTCCGGCGAGATCAGCACACAGAACCTGGGGACCATCCTGAAACAGTGCGGACTGAACCCCAGTCGTGACGAGCTGGACGCCATCATGGCGGAGGCTGACGAGGACG GAAGCGGCACGATGGATTTTGACGAGTTTCTGGAGCTGATGGCGAAACAGATGCACCAGGACCAGTACGAGGTGGACGAGCGCGAGGTTCGCGCCGCCTTCAGGATCTTCGACAAGGACAACGACGGCTTCATCAGCATCGAGGAACTGAGG acCATGGCTGATGCGTGTGGAGAGCACCTGAGTGAAGACGAACTGAAGGACCTGCTAGATGATGGAGACGGAGACAGGGACGGGAGGCTCGACTATGAAG AGTTTAAGGATTATCTTGCGTCCCTTCAAATCAAGTGGTGA
- the LOC118430703 gene encoding troponin C, skeletal muscle-like isoform X1, producing the protein MSDDGARASDSLTKEQVEELQMAFSIFDRDGSGEISTQNLGTILKQCGLNPSRDELDAIMAEADEDGSGTMDFDEFLELMAKQMHQDQYEVDEREVRAAFRIFDKDNDGFISIEELRTMADACGEHLSEDELKDLLVLFIYLFVCLFRPWLMRAERTWVKMNGRTC; encoded by the exons ATGTCGGACGACGGA GCGAGAGCGAGCGACTCCCTGACTAAGGAACAGGTGGAAG AGCTGCAGATGGCGTTCTCCATTTTTGACCGTGACGGTTCCGGCGAGATCAGCACACAGAACCTGGGGACCATCCTGAAACAGTGCGGACTGAACCCCAGTCGTGACGAGCTGGACGCCATCATGGCGGAGGCTGACGAGGACG GAAGCGGCACGATGGATTTTGACGAGTTTCTGGAGCTGATGGCGAAACAGATGCACCAGGACCAGTACGAGGTGGACGAGCGCGAGGTTCGCGCCGCCTTCAGGATCTTCGACAAGGACAACGACGGCTTCATCAGCATCGAGGAACTGAGG acCATGGCTGATGCATGTGGAGAGCACCTGAGTGAAGATGAACTGAAGGACCTGCtagtgttgtttatttatttatttgtttgtttgtttagaccATGGCTGATGCGTGCGGAGAGAACATGGGTGAAGATGAACGGAAGGACCTGCTAg
- the LOC118430703 gene encoding troponin C, skeletal muscle-like isoform X3 — MSDDGARASDSLTKEQVEELQMAFSIFDRDGSGEISTQNLGTILKQCGLNPSRDELDAIMAEADEDGSGTMDFDEFLELMAKQMHQDQYEVDEREVRAAFRIFDKDNDGFISIEELRTMADACGEHLSEDELKDLLDNIYLFICLFICLDHG; from the exons ATGTCGGACGACGGA GCGAGAGCGAGCGACTCCCTGACTAAGGAACAGGTGGAAG AGCTGCAGATGGCGTTCTCCATTTTTGACCGTGACGGTTCCGGCGAGATCAGCACACAGAACCTGGGGACCATCCTGAAACAGTGCGGACTGAACCCCAGTCGTGACGAGCTGGACGCCATCATGGCGGAGGCTGACGAGGACG GAAGCGGCACGATGGATTTTGACGAGTTTCTGGAGCTGATGGCGAAACAGATGCACCAGGACCAGTACGAGGTGGACGAGCGCGAGGTTCGCGCCGCCTTCAGGATCTTCGACAAGGACAACGACGGCTTCATCAGCATCGAGGAACTGAGG accATGGCTGACGCGTGTGGAGAGCACCTGAGTGAAGACGAACTGAAGGACCTGCTAgataatatttatttatttatttgtttgtttatttgtttagacCATGGCTGA
- the LOC118430703 gene encoding troponin C, skeletal muscle-like isoform X4 — protein sequence MSDDGARASDSLTKEQVEELQMAFSIFDRDGSGEISTQNLGTILKQCGLNPSRDELDAIMAEADEDGSGTMDFDEFLELMAKQMHQDQYEVDEREVRAAFRIFDKDNDGFISIEELRTMADACGEHLSEDELNDLLDIVYFFVCLFV from the exons ATGTCGGACGACGGA GCGAGAGCGAGCGACTCCCTGACTAAGGAACAGGTGGAAG AGCTGCAGATGGCGTTCTCCATTTTTGACCGTGACGGTTCCGGCGAGATCAGCACACAGAACCTGGGGACCATCCTGAAACAGTGCGGACTGAACCCCAGTCGTGACGAGCTGGACGCCATCATGGCGGAGGCTGACGAGGACG GAAGCGGCACGATGGATTTTGACGAGTTTCTGGAGCTGATGGCGAAACAGATGCACCAGGACCAGTACGAGGTGGACGAGCGCGAGGTTCGCGCCGCCTTCAGGATCTTCGACAAGGACAACGACGGCTTCATCAGCATCGAGGAACTGAGG accATGGCTGATGCATGTGGAGAGCACCTGAGTGAAGACGAACTGAATGACCTGCTagatattgtttatttctttgtttgtttgtttgtttag
- the LOC118430704 gene encoding troponin C, skeletal muscle-like — protein MGSARDMLSDDLVEEFQMAFDMFDQKGEGEISVQNLGTILKQIGLNPSRKELEEIMAEADEDGSGTMDFDEFLELMAKQMHQDQYT, from the exons ATG GGTAGTGCACGGGACATGCTGAGTGATGACCTGGTGGAGG AGTTCCAGATGGCGTTCGACATGTTTGACCAGAAGGGGGAGGGCGAGATCAGCGTGCAGAACCTGGGGACCATCCTGAAACAGATCGGGCTGAACCCGAGCCGTAAGGAGCTAGAGGAAATCATGGCGGAGGCTGACGAGGACG GAAGCGGCACGATGGATTTTGACGAGTTCCTGGAGCTGATGGCGAAACAGATGCATCAGGACCAGTACACATGA